GTGATGGCAGACGATGCCATTCTGTGCCCTTCCTTTCCAGGAGGGTGAAAACCATCTCTCCCAGCGTCAAGCAGTTCTTCAGTCAGGCCCGTGCGCTCAGGCACATCTCCATGGCGGGGACCAAGCTGCCTCCAGATGCTGTCAGGTATGGGGTGGGATTGGAATTGGGATCTGCTGCGGGGGAtgggggtggatttggggtggatGTTGGTCCCGGTGGCCTCACTTGGAGTTTCTCAGGGACGCTGGATGGGGCTGCGAGGGGCAGAGCTCACAGTGCTCATGTCGGTGGGTGGCTTTGGTGACTTttccagggctgtgctgcaaggGCTGGCGTACAACAGCCATATCAGCGACCTGCACCTGGATCTTAGCAGCTGCGAGGTGAGGGCGAGCACCCGTGGGTGCCATAGGTCCGTGCCCTGCCCGCTGTGGGGCCAAGTGACCGTCCCGACGGCAGCCTCTCATTCGCAGGGCTCCCCTTGTACTGACGTCTTGCTGTTTGTTCCAAGCTGAGGTCGGCAGGAGCTCAGGTCATCCAGGACCTCATCCCCGACGCCAGTGCCATCAGCGACCTGGATCTGTCTGACAACGGTGGGTTGCCCTTTCCTCACCCAGGGGAGGTTGTCCTGCCTTGGGCTGCTCCTCAACTGCTCCTACCCATCTTGTAGAAGACGGGTAGGGTCCCAGCGGGCACCTCGCCCCCGTAGCTGCACTGATATTCCAAAGGCTAATTGCCCTCCCAAGCTCTCCAGCTAACAAAGTGTATTTATGGGCTCCGTGAAGCCGTGTATCCCTCTGGCTGTCTGTGCCCACAGGCTTTGACTCCGATATGGTGACACTGGTGCTGTCCATTGGCAGAAGCAAGTCCATCCGGCACGTCTCTTTGGGAAAAAACTTTAACATCAAATCCAAGTGAGTGCAACCTGCAGCGCTTTGTCCCCAGGCTGAGGTCCCCTCTGTCACCATGCGCCCGTCTCAGGTCTCCATCCCCATCCGAGCCCTGGATTGGTTGGAAACGTCAGCCATCCCCTACCCGCCCCTTGGAAACACAGCGGGGGTCCCTGTAGGACCACATCTTCACCCAGTGTGGGCAGGAGGAAAGggctggctctgctggctgaCCCGGCACCCATGGGTGCATGAATTACCTCCTGCCTCCCCCACAGGGATGGGCTGGTGGACGTCCTGCACCGCATCGTCCAGCTCACCCAGGAGGACGACTGTGTGAGTACAGTGCGTCCCAACCACCCCCCCCGTGTCCTGTCCTCAGCTTCCAAGCAACATCCATCCGGGGTGCACCCAGCACGGTGGCCGGGCTCCATCCAGCATGGGGTGGGAGCAACGATCCCTCTCCTCCACCACCATCTGAGCACAttgctcttctcttcctccatcCAAAGTAGATGGTCAGATGGAGAAGCGAGAGCTTCTGTTTGGAAGGTGGGAGAGGGAAGCAGGAGAGCCCGTGCCTGTCTGATCTGGTGTAACGTGGGCTGCTACGGCGGCCACCAGCCTGCATATCCCCACCACAAGACAGGGATGGTCACCCAGGTGTGCTGTGACCGTGACAGCCACATTTCCCTTCTTGTTCCCCCACCCAGCCCCTCCAGTCCCTGTCTGTGGCCGAGTCACGCCTCAAGCTGGGCACCAACGTCCTGCTGAGCGCCCTGGGCAGCAACACCAGCCTGACCACGCTGGACATCAGCGGCAATGCCATGGGGGACACCGGTGCCAAGATGTTGGCCAAGGCTCTACAGATCAATACGAAGCTCAGGTAGCAGCAAGGCCATGGAGACCTCCTGTGGTCTGCTTTGCATGCTGATGGCTATGTGATGGCTGTGGTTGGGATGCCAAAGCCACCAGAGGATGCTCCTTGTGACCACAGACCTGGCCCTGCACCGTTCCTGCCCAGCGGTCAAGAGCTGTGGCCAGATCTTTGTTTTGTACCAGCCAGCTGGGGCGGTGCTGGTGACAAATATGGTGACGCACAAAGGGCAAAAGAGCAGCTGAGTAGCAGTCCCTACATGGTGACCCTGCACCATCGTGTGCCAGCTTTTTGcttctgcacagcccagcaggctgcagctgggctcaTGCAGTTACTGCCCCACTCTGCTCCGTCATCCAGTTCCTAAAATGCCACTTTTGGACTAAATTCTCCATGCAGAGGGATAGCAGCTGCAAAGGAGAGGTCATGTTGCAAGACTGATGTCCTGCTTGCTAGGCAGACATGCCTCATTCCTATCCTCTTCTCAGGACCGTGGTGTGGGACAGGAACAACACCACTGCCCTTGGACTCCTGGAGGTGGCTCAGGCTTTGGAGAGGTAAGGATGGAGCAGCATGGTCTTCCCAGCCAGCTGCCACCATGCACCAGGATGTCACTGTCCCCAGGGCCTCTTGTCCCCAAAAGCATCGCGTGGGTACCGGTGGGTTGCATGCAGAGTCTGGGGGCGACGGCGCTCTGGGGCTGGCTGGGACCCAGCCTCCCTAGGACCTGCAGGGGATTTGTCCCAGcgggctgccctgctggggtCCGTGCCCTCGTGGCAGTGCCCTCCACTCACCCCACCACTGCCTGGCAGGAACTACACCCTCAAGTCCATGCCCTTGCCAATGAGCGACGTGGCACAGGCATACCGGAGCAACCCCGAGAGGACAGAGGAGGCGGTGCACAAGGTGGGACAGAGGGCTGGGGTGGGGAGCAGGGCTTGGATTTGGCTGCTCGTGACCACCTGCACGCCACAGCTCCAATCCTGCTTGGCGAGGAACCAGACACGGCGCGCGCTGCCCACGCAGACCTTCCGGCTGCAGCAGGGCATCCTGACCTCCTCCTCCGAGCAGGTGAGCATCGCCCAATCCATCATCCTCCATCACTGATAACTCACAGCCTTCCTACATCCCCACCACGTCTTCCTCCGGGAGGCAATGGGGACCGGCTGGTGACACGGCTCCTCCACGCTCCAGATGGTGAATGAGATCTGCTTGAGCGTGCAGAAGCACATCGACATCCTGAGCTCCTGCCCgggcagggagatggaggcGGACATCCTCCGTGCTGAGGAAGCCATCAGGAATGCCAACCTGGCCGTCAGTGTGAGTCTGCGTGGGGACAGCAGGCGAGAAAGTACTTGGCCTGTGGGGTTTACGTTCGTATCGAAGTGGTTTATTGATTCATTGATGGCATAATTAACTGGCAGCCAGTGCGTATTGCTACCgtcagcacagcagctgtgtgtgagCGAGTGCTTGCAAAAAGTGTTCAGGAAGAGCTACGAAATGTGGAACTTCCCTCTGTAACGATGCCCCAAACCCTCGCCTGCATGGAATGAGaggatggcttaggttggaagggatcttgaaGATCATCCGGTTCCAAcctgctgccatgggcagggttgccagccactagattgAGCTGCCGAGAGCTCCATCCAGCGCATCTCCTGTCCTTGCTTTAGGGGCTGTAGGGAGATAAAGCAGGACAGCACCAATGGAAAGCCCAACAGGTCACTGGGAGTCCCCAGCCAATGCTTTTCCATGGGTCTATGCTTCCCAAGGCCAAGCAGAGCAAGGGAAGGGGCCCCATGGGATGGCTCACGGTGTCTCTCTCCTCCCCGCAGATCTTGCCCATGTTGTACGAAGCAGGGAATGCCCCGCACCAGAGCGGCAAGCTGCAGCACAAGCTGGAGTGCCTGGTGGAGGAAGCATCGCAGACCTGCGGCCGGGAAATCCAGGTGGGAACCCCtagggagctgctgggctggggcgcTCATCCACCCAGTACAAAGGTCCAGGGACATCCCCCTGCTTACCACCCCCACCACACCCACAGCATCTCCTGGAATAAACAGGAGAAGACGGCTCCTGTTGGGATGCCCCAAACGCCCCTTTCCTCCCCAGGCCATCATGCAGGCGGTGCTGGACGCGGCGCACAACCTGTGCCCACCCATGGTGCAGAAGAGCGGGGCGAGGGACCAGCTGGTCAACGCCATGTCGGAGCGCATCCACCTCCAGGAGCACCTCAGCCTCAGCGCCGTCCTGGACCAGATGGTCACCGACGTCTTCAGCAAGCTGAAGTGGGTGTTGTGCCTTTGGTTGGCACgctggggatggggattggACAAACTCCAACAACGCAATACTCCGTTCTTGGGTCCAGTTTGGGTTCGGGGTTTGGCCACGGGGTGACGTTCCTGCTGGAGCATCGTGGTGGGAGGGCTGCGGGTACCCGGCTCCATCTCGCCTTGCTGCATGGGGCCCTGTGGGCGTCCCTGACACACCTGTCCTTGCTCCCAGCGAGATCAAGCTGTCCATCACCGCTGCCGTGGCTGACTGCATCGTGGATGCCGTACTGGGAGATCTGATGGCTGCCCAGTGCAAGCTGGTGAGTGTCCACGTGGCCCCATGGGGAGGTGTGGCACGGGGGGCTCTGAgcttgcactgctcagcacgaTGAGGTGGCCCAGCATGGATTTGCTGTCCGTAAAGCAAGATGATCCCCACCAGGCTGCCAGTCCTCCAGGGTCATCTTCTCCCAGCGTGGCTGCAGCAGGGTTAAGGTCTCACGGCTCCTCCACACCCCATGGAGAAGCGTGCTGGGTGCGAGGATGGACCCAGCACCTGGGCCAGGAGCACCCGAGCTCTGCAGCCGGCTAATCAGCCCTAAATCCCCCGCAaatcccagctgcaggcagggagcagagcagcacggcGCGCTTCAGCCACGGGGATAATTTAAGCGCTTCCTAATGGTTTTAGGCAGAGAGCCTCCCCACGCATGGGCCGGATCTCCTGGAGCCTGCTGAGGACGATGCCGCCGCACCGGCACGGGGCAGGAACCCCTCGGAGCTCACCGAGAGAGGCTTTGCAACGGAGGAGGTAGGGCTCCGTCCCCCTCGCGGTGACCCCGCTGCTGCATGACGGTGCCCACAGGCTTTTATCCGCCTTATGGGATGATGCCAGGCTTAGAGTCACTGCCTCCACGGGCTCGGGCAGCCTGCGGCACCTGGGGCACATCCCGGCCGTGTCCCATGTTGCTCCCGTCCCTCCTGGCACCCATAGCATGTAGGTGACGCGGGGTCTGGCAGCTTGGCCATGCGGAGGGGTTATTTGGGTTCCAGGGATGAGCTGGGCCAACATAAAGGGTGCAGCCCTGGGGGCAGAGGTGGCAGAGTCCCGTCATCCCAGCAAAGTGCTGGATGATCCGTGGTGATGGATGAGCCGTGGTGGCGATGGGTGATCCATGAACGATGGATGATCTGTGatgatgctcagagggctggagcacctctcctgtgaggaaaggctgaggggttgggcttgtttagcttggaggagagaaggctctggggaggcctcgctgcagccttcctgtacttgaggggagcttacaagcaggaggggatcCAATCTTCTACGGggctgatagtgatagaacgagggaaaatggctttaaactaacaGAGGGGAGATGTAGGTTAGGTGTcaggaagaaatccttcccgactcagagggcggtgaggcgctggcgctgctgccagagctgtgggtgcccatccctggaggtgccccaaGACATGGatgggcactgggcagcccgagctgggggtgggggcagccagccctccccagcagggagttggagctCAATGGgctttaaaagtcccttccaacatcaGACATTTGATGACTGACTCTGTGATGAACATCACGGCGATGGAACACATCTCCCCAAACCAGGCATCCCCCATGGCCTCCTTGGCCGTCCCCACACCGCTGGTGGCTGCAAACCGCTCCAggctccctcctcccttctctccttgCAGTACAAGATGGCTCTAcggaggaaaaacaaacacttcagGAGCATTCGGCCCACGCTGACTGTGAGAAGTAAGGGCGCAGTGCGGAGGGCTCACACCATTAACTCGGGGTGCCGTGGTGCTGCAATGCTCGGCTGGCTCAGCGTGGGAGGACGCCCTGAGCTCCCTCCCAGGGATGCTGGCAGGGGTGGGAGGCTCGAGGACGTCTCAGGAGGTCTCCATTTGGGTCACAGCCGGGGGGCTTTGCGTGGAGGTTGGGGTCGCCCATGGGCGGGTGCTGCggggtgctgggctgtgctgggcagccGGTTGTACCCCACAAAATCTGCCACGCGTGGGcgggctgggggcagctggagcACGGCAGGACGTTGGCCAGGGGGTGCTGGAGAAGGAGTGCGGCCTTTGGGTGGCGTTGTGTGCCGGGGGCTGTGGTGCCTGCCGGAGACCCCGGTAGCGCCTTGCACGCACGTGGACCCCACGGCATCCCAGATAAAGCCGTGTTGAGCGCAACCAGAGAGCGCTGGGACAGCGCACGGGAGGGAGGCAGTCCCAAAGCGAtcccgctgcctgcagcccagccctctcccccagcccctAACCCGGCATTAGGGGAAACGTCGGGATCTGgcagccgccgccgcctgcTCCGTGGGCACCGCCGCAAGGGTCCCCGAGCATCCCTCCCCCCGCATCCCTGGGGGACCGCGCAGCGCCGCCGGCGTGGCAGCAGGATCCATCCCCGCTGCGCCGCACAGCTGACGCGCAATCCCTCCCCGCCGTCAGCAGCGCCGCGGCCGCGcgttcccccctccccaccggTGGGCTTCTCGCCCTTCGCCAGGTCTCTCGGAGCTGGAGCTGCCGGCCGCCGGGAAGGCTCGTCCTGCTCCCGCAAAGGATGCCGAGCCCTCCGCCGGCGCCCATCCCGGCACGCCGCCCGCCCAAGCCCTCATGGACCTGCCGACCGCCGGGGAGAGGCTGGAGCACTGCACCAAAGCCAGGCCCAGGCCCAACCGCCGGCACAAGCAGCCGCCCAGCAAGCCCACCGTAAGCAGCGCCGCCGAgcgccggggggggggaggggggtgctCGCCGGGTTTTGTTATCGTGATGATTATTTTCTCCTATCGTGCTGATGGAGGGACGGGGGATGCGTCTGCTTTATTGCCCTGTGCGTGACGTGCCGGAGCTCGGAGGACGGGTCGGGGGCTCGGGCGCTCACCCCTTGTTTATGAAGCGGTGATGCAGAGCTGCGGGAGCCGGGGAGAAGACAGGGAAAAAGCCCGGGGCTGCGGCTCCCTCCGTCCTGCTCCTCTGAACGTTCTCTCGTGGCTCACCAACGAGCAGCACAGCGCAGCCCTGTGCGGGGCCGGTGCTGGGGCTCGGCTCCGCCGACCccaaaggctgtgctgtgctggggaggtgcAGCCTGCCGCGGtccccttctcctccagctGGGCTTGAAGCACAACGCAACTTTTGGGTGCTCTGGGGAGAGGCTGTCAGCCATCCGGGTGCTGCCCCGGCAGCAACGTCACCGTCTGGTGGGTGTTGTGGCACCCGAGAGGAACAGGGAAGGGGTTTTTCCACCCATGGGGCAGCGGGTGGAAGCGGGGCTGGACCCCAGTGGCACCAGCTTGTGCCCTCAGCACTGAGATGCAGCAGTGCCTGGACACCCACCAGAAACCACCTGGCCGTGGCCGCTGGTGTCAGAGGGGGCACGAATCCAGCTGCAGTGTAAAGGTGTTAGGGGCTGAGGCCGTTGGTGGGGAAGTGCCTTCTTCTGGTCGAGAAATGCCACCCATGCTGTGCCACGTGCTGGGGCCGGACCTTCCTCCACGGACCAATTTGCTGCCCTGGCACGGAGCTGGTGACCTCATCTGCAGGGtctcacccagcagcagctccatccttGCTACAGGCAGGGATGTCCCTTTCTTGGGACGTGCACCCTTGCCAAAGGCTGCTTCTCCGTGGGTCTGGGGTCAGAGACCTCACCAGGCTCTGGGAGGGCTCGGAGCTGGGATGCAGCCTGGCCACAGCGCAGTGGGGCTTTCTGATGGGGGGTGCCAGCACCTATCCCGCAGCAGCGCCCAGAGAGCCTCCTTAGGAGCTGGTGGCTCCACAAggggtagatgtggcactgagggatgtggggggggatgggttggggttggacttgatgatcttagcggtcttttccaaccttaacgattctatgaccTTGGTGCCTTGGGGTTTTTGGCTGATGTCGGGGCTCAAAGCCCCCACCTGTGGCTGAAGGCGGTGCTTGCCTGCAGGTGCAGCCTGTGGCCCATGAGAACAGCGAGGACAGGAGCATCACCCGCGTGGATGAGGGCCTGGAGGACTTCTTCACCAAGAGGCTCATCGCCGAGGAGCTGCCGTAAGCCGTgggggtggctgcagccctcagctgggTCCCAGCACACATCCATCCCTGTGCGCGGTGCCCTTGCAGACCATGTCGTGCTCTGGGCTGTGTTCACCCGCTGCGCCGGCTGAGGGTGCTGAAGAGGTGCCGGGGAGATGGCACAGCACGCTGCAGGCACCCCGTGGGGCAGAGCTCACATCCCCCGGGGGTGTTTCCATCCACAGGCAGAGGGGTTGGGGAAGGGCTGTGGTGGTGGCGTGTGGAGGTGGTGACGGTGGTGGCACCTGGCGAGAATGGCTGCCTTTGCCAGAGCGAGCCCAGGTCTCGGATTCATCGTTTAGGGGGCTATGAGGGCAAACGCAGCCCTGTGCTGACCTTCCCTATGCTTcttccagcagccccacagtgctggAGAGCGGCCCAGGCTCGGCCCCTCTGGCGTCCTCCAGCTCCCGCACCCTCAAGAAGAAAATCGGGAACTTTTTTGCTTTCAAGAAGCCCAAATCCAGCCGGAGCTCCCGGTGCGAGAAGGAGCCCGAGGGCGGTGCGGCGGCCCCCAGGAGCAGGCGGTCGATGCTCAGTGACATTTTACGGGCTCCCAGCAAGGCGGGCGAGCCGGGCAAAGCTCTGAGCAAATCTGAGGAGGGGGCGCTCAGCGCTGAGCCCGAGCACAGCCAGACCCCCGAGGCTGCCCGCAGGATCAGGCCCAAGTACTCGAGGGAGGGCAAATCCCAGtccctcatcctgctgcctggggaggaTGAGGAGGCACTGGGGGTCAGGCAGGACAAGGTAAGCATCGCTCCAGCCGGGTCCCAAAACGTCCCCTTGGATGGCTGTCGCTGAGCCAGGTGCTGTTGCCATCAtgagtggtggtggtggcgggGCATCAGATGAGCCTTTCGTTGCACCTGGTGCTGTGCCCgctaaggggggggggggagggtgggatAGGGTGGGGGCGTGAGGACCCTTGAGCAGTACCCGGTGCCCCTGGCACCCCCAATAGACCCGTGCACCTCTTGTCCTGCCACCGTCTTGCTGCCCTACAGAAGAGGCACCTGGAGAAGAGCGATGGGGAGCTGCCCAACTCCTTCGAGCAGCGCGTCCACGTCATGCTGCACCGCATGGGTGTCACCAAGGGCCTGGTCACCgagagcaagaagcagcaggTGAGGCAGGAGCTTCCTCTGGGCAGAGCCTGCACCCACACGGGTGGGGGAGGTGGTGGCCCCATGGGGCAGAtgacacagagcagtgctgtcgCTGCCTGCGGCCACCGTCCTGTCACTCCACCCCCTACAATGGGGACCATCCCTTGGGCTCCTGTGCACTGCATTGGACTGTACATCCCTCCCATACCCTCTATCTgtcactgtctttctttttcattgcagAGCAAGGACAGTGAGATCAAGAAGGCTGGTTCAGATGGTGAGGGGCCACCTTCTATCCCTGGGGGCCACCCTGAGAGCCCTCACATGTGTGCCGTGGGTTGGCCATGGGTTGATGAGCTCCGCGCCCTGAAGCCATTGGCCTGTATTTGCAGGGGACATCGTGGACAGCTCTGCGGACTCCCCCCCGTCCCTGAAGGCTCGCACGCACTCCGTGTCCACAGGTAGGTGGGCCAGCAGTGGGAAAGGGCAGGGTGAGGACGCCCAACCCGAGAGCCATCGCCCCGTGGTGGACCCCCATCCATTGGGGTCACGGGGCTGTGCGCGCCCAcgctctgccccacagatgCATCCCTCCGGGGTCCATCGGAGCCCAGCCCGGCCTGGAAGGCGCTGGGGCGGCAGCTGAACGCCGAGCTGACGGGGCTGGGCCGTGAGCAGCTCCGGCGTTGCTCAGCCGGCCCCGAGCAGAGCGGGCAGCCGGCGTGCCGCGAGGcctggagcagcagcctgccgaggcagggcaggagccACACCGGGGAGCCGACCGCCGGCACCGCGCTGCCCCCAtcgccctgctctgctgctgaaggTACCCGAAGCACCACCGGCCCTCGGTGGCCGCCGTGGTGTTCCCCTCAGCCTCTGCTTTGTCCTCTGACGCCGTCTCCCGTTGCAGACAACCGCCTGACGCCGCGGCTGGCCGTGCTCGGGGCCCGCCGGGCTGTCTCGGTCCACgaggagcagctcagggagCCAGAGTGCCTGGCGGAGTTGGGAAGTGAGTGGGAAACGCGGCCTTCGTGCCTCACGCCTCCCGCTGTCCCCACGCCTTAACGCGCTTGTGTCCCCCCAGCTGCCACGATCCCCCTCCGTCTGCGGCGGTCGCCTGTGCTGAAACGGAGACCGGAGGCGAGCAGTGAGCCGAGGCCGGCGGCGGAGGCGGGAGGTGAGGAGCAAGGCAGGCACTGAGCTCCCTGCGCCGAGCCAAGGCTGCGCTCAGCACGGCCTTTGTGGTTTTGCAGGCACCGCGGCGCAGGACCGGCTGCAGGCTGCGCTGGATGAGGCACAGACAGCAGCCGGTGTGTTGCACGGGGAGCGGCCGCCAGCCGCAGCACAGACTGTTGTGTATGCACAAGACTCAGCCGTAGACCAAAGAAGCCCTGTGCCGGGCCTGGGGGAGCCAGCCCTGGGACAGTGAGCCCTGCATGCCGCCGCACTGTTCCCAATAAAACCCTGCAAGCGAGCGCACGGTGATGGGGTGATTAGCAATGGGGATGTAAGGCCGCTCTGTGCCCTGCTCCCCGCATCCAGGCAGCCTCGCCATCTCCAGAAGGAAGCATCGGCGCAGAGGGACTGGGGCTGTCGGGCTGGACTCCAGTGGGgcgcagagctgcagccccggAGCCCCCATGAAGGGCGGAGGAGCAACGAgcaccatccccatccctggaccaTCGGcacaggctgctgtgctgcaggtggtgGCAGGCGGCGCTGGCACGGTTAGGACACCTCCTGCCCCTCCAGCACCCGCGGATCTCGCAGCATGACCTCCAACCATCACCTTTCCAACCACTGCCCCGCTGCTCCCAGCCGCCACCAGcatcaccccacaccccacgTGGCTTTCTCCTGTGGCAACCGCGAGCAGATCACCTCCCCTCCACCTCTGGACCAAATGCATTCCCTGCACCGATGTTTACGACACAGAAGCAAGATGcttggttggtttttggttttttttttggttgtccCCTCCCACGCCCCaccctgcctttttttttttaatacaagagctgtgtatttaaaaaatatgactTTTAATTTTAACAACATCAACCTTGCTGGCTATTTTGTAAGAAAGAGTGTGGAACTCGATGAAACCAAGTCAATAAATGTCCAAACGCTGCGCTGGCTTCAGGAAGGGGATCAGGTTCCAGGGCCTGGTGCCCACATCTGCCATCGCTGCTGCCCACGCTACAGTGGGAACGGGTCCCCTCCTTGCAGGCCGTTTGCTCCAGGCTGCAATGGA
The sequence above is drawn from the Gallus gallus isolate bGalGal1 chromosome 11, bGalGal1.mat.broiler.GRCg7b, whole genome shotgun sequence genome and encodes:
- the RLTPR gene encoding capping protein, Arp2/3 and myosin-I linker protein 2 isoform X1 is translated as MAVSPGGIPAELQEGIAASLGAKQILLLKNVQLQVKSKYDDFILVLTPWRAYVLLAALPVRVHSSFSFLEVKDITVLEPSVVVIETDTSSYAFRLMSFDDLEQVVVHVTMSLKKVFPDSSPGTLLKNSPPNLYERIRMVTDSMEEMLQSNQGPCGGFSETYAALCDYNGFTFREEIQWDVDNIYHGQDCREFNLLDFSHLESRDVALSVAALSFNLWFTKLSCKDFRLNQEIAEQLLYMLSKSVKLEELVLENSGLRGDFAQRMAQALSRHPESILHTINLAGNQLEDRGIIAFSRLFEERPKGLQSLNLARTMLTAKGMSALCQALAANEAISSSLRHLDLSGNPGSLAVEDTSSLQSLLGRCSSLTHLSLAATDCSLDTLFGALVHGCCASLVHVDLSKNVYSHRRVKTISPSVKQFFSQARALRHISMAGTKLPPDAVRAVLQGLAYNSHISDLHLDLSSCELRSAGAQVIQDLIPDASAISDLDLSDNGFDSDMVTLVLSIGRSKSIRHVSLGKNFNIKSKDGLVDVLHRIVQLTQEDDCPLQSLSVAESRLKLGTNVLLSALGSNTSLTTLDISGNAMGDTGAKMLAKALQINTKLRTVVWDRNNTTALGLLEVAQALERNYTLKSMPLPMSDVAQAYRSNPERTEEAVHKLQSCLARNQTRRALPTQTFRLQQGILTSSSEQMVNEICLSVQKHIDILSSCPGREMEADILRAEEAIRNANLAVSILPMLYEAGNAPHQSGKLQHKLECLVEEASQTCGREIQAIMQAVLDAAHNLCPPMVQKSGARDQLVNAMSERIHLQEHLSLSAVLDQMVTDVFSKLNEIKLSITAAVADCIVDAVLGDLMAAQCKLAESLPTHGPDLLEPAEDDAAAPARGRNPSELTERGFATEEYKMALRRKNKHFRSIRPTLTVRSLSELELPAAGKARPAPAKDAEPSAGAHPGTPPAQALMDLPTAGERLEHCTKARPRPNRRHKQPPSKPTVQPVAHENSEDRSITRVDEGLEDFFTKRLIAEELPSPTVLESGPGSAPLASSSSRTLKKKIGNFFAFKKPKSSRSSRCEKEPEGGAAAPRSRRSMLSDILRAPSKAGEPGKALSKSEEGALSAEPEHSQTPEAARRIRPKYSREGKSQSLILLPGEDEEALGVRQDKKRHLEKSDGELPNSFEQRVHVMLHRMGVTKGLVTESKKQQSKDSEIKKAGSDGDIVDSSADSPPSLKARTHSVSTDASLRGPSEPSPAWKALGRQLNAELTGLGREQLRRCSAGPEQSGQPACREAWSSSLPRQGRSHTGEPTAGTALPPSPCSAAEDNRLTPRLAVLGARRAVSVHEEQLREPECLAELGTATIPLRLRRSPVLKRRPEASSEPRPAAEAGGTAAQDRLQAALDEAQTAAGVLHGERPPAAAQTVVYAQDSAVDQRSPVPGLGEPALGQ
- the RLTPR gene encoding capping protein, Arp2/3 and myosin-I linker protein 2 isoform X3, yielding MAVSPGGIPAELQEGIAASLGAKQILLLKNVQLQVKSKYDDFILVLTPWRAYVLLAALPVRVHSSFSFLEVKDITVLEPSVVVIETDTSSYAFRLMSFDDLEQVVVHVTMSLKKVFPDSSPGTLLKNSPPNLYERIRMVTDSMEEMLQSNQGPCGGFSETYAALCDYNGFTFREEIQWDVDNIYHGQDCREFNLLDFSHLESRDVALSVAALSFNLWFTKLSCKDFRLNQEIAEQLLYMLSKSVKLEELVLENSGLRGDFAQRMAQALSRHPESILHTINLAGNQLEDRGIIAFSRLFEERPKGLQSLNLARTMLTAKGMSALCQALAANEAISSSLRHLDLSGNPGSLAVEDTSSLQSLLGRCSSLTHLSLAATDCSLDTLFGALVHGCCASLVHVDLSKNVYSHRRVKTISPSVKQFFSQARALRHISMAGTKLPPDAVRAVLQGLAYNSHISDLHLDLSSCELRSAGAQVIQDLIPDASAISDLDLSDNGFDSDMVTLVLSIGRSKSIRHVSLGKNFNIKSKDGLVDVLHRIVQLTQEDDCPLQSLSVAESRLKLGTNVLLSALGSNTSLTTLDISGNAMGDTGAKMLAKALQINTKLRTVVWDRNNTTALGLLEVAQALERNYTLKSMPLPMSDVAQAYRSNPERTEEAVHKLQSCLARNQTRRALPTQTFRLQQGILTSSSEQMVNEICLSVQKHIDILSSCPGREMEADILRAEEAIRNANLAVSILPMLYEAGNAPHQSGKLQHKLECLVEEASQTCGREIQAIMQAVLDAAHNLCPPMVQKSGARDQLVNAMSERIHLQEHLSLSAVLDQMVTDVFSKLNEIKLSITAAVADCIVDAVLGDLMAAQCKLAESLPTHGPDLLEPAEDDAAAPARGRNPSELTERGFATEEYKMALRRKNKHFRSIRPTLTVRSLSELELPAAGKARPAPAKDAEPSAGAHPGTPPAQALMDLPTAGERLEHCTKARPRPNRRHKQPPSKPTVQPVAHENSEDRSITRVDEGLEDFFTKRLIAEELPSPTVLESGPGSAPLASSSSRTLKKKIGNFFAFKKPKSSRSSRCEKEPEGGAAAPRSRRSMLSDILRAPSKAGEPGKALSKSEEGALSAEPEHSQTPEAARRIRPKYSREGKSQSLILLPGEDEEALGVRQDKKRHLEKSDGELPNSFEQRVHVMLHRMGVTKGLVTESKKQQSKDSEIKKAGSDGDIVDSSADSPPSLKARTHSVSTDASLRGPSEPSPAWKALGRQLNAELTGLGREQLRRCSAGPEQSGQPACREAWSSSLPRQGRSHTGEPTAGTALPPSPCSAAEDNRLTPRLAVLGARRAVSVHEEQLREPECLAELGTATIPLRLRRSPVLKRRPEASSTAAQDRLQAALDEAQTAAGVLHGERPPAAAQTVVYAQDSAVDQRSPVPGLGEPALGQ